The Podospora pseudocomata strain CBS 415.72m chromosome 3, whole genome shotgun sequence genome window below encodes:
- a CDS encoding hypothetical protein (EggNog:ENOG503P4T0; COG:S), translating to MASLSSRPQCGISLWDHRLWTHNKSALDIPPDNSDRLKDTHLEDSEDDDVEDDGGDSGLNQDIKSHPDDAWLKHMDAPHSCHLCSNVVILEDRLPVHAFSQGGRCILRLSMSDKRMWKAGVKCPLFRYLCSVFQERRHLRPHRYSTYAAVASDVEVGKSASAGTSPRKDLFIGVRDGKIKFLYRWPRFRCDDEDSPAGDALLPLPEALIYTRVMSDWAYSKAKAWIDDCTLHHVSCRLEPSSFVPTRLLDVTAIIDNKIRLVESKSVPNIGNHARWAALSYVWGGLQPVRTLKANIEDHHKGIPLAKLPLTIQHAIAVCQNIAIPHLWIDCLCIIQDDNDDLAVELQSMAQIYQYSTVTINAASADSVHKGFLQDRPIYFYEDTVHPVQISFRPSESSPNPNTTALLLKANNSYGLEDLDPIRTRGWTYQERKLPVRSLHYSTAGLEWSCRHVVATTVTGANKRDDPLSRDLPVVPGQALAPWSRIVSDYTNRKLSFPGDKITAVSAIAAIYEQEQKKTYVAGLWKEDMPACLVWSVMASGMRPRYGVYTGPSWSWASTDSHVSFKTEEEDEEGVVFYGTVLKAEAESVMPKARFAAVKSASLVIRGRVHRVSLRVDFETVESDIEDVVSKEKRANVTVTAARAYADKIGVNLDAWEDGWAGDSGFAVVDVLLMPLFERTVHDPDIGMPNWGGLVVVETEKGAYRRIGYFEEYFYKRTVGRVTFADFIVGAELGDVLLV from the exons ATGGCTTCACTCTCAAGTAGGCCCCAGTGTGGCATCAGTCTGTGGGATCACCGCCTGTGGACCCACAACAAAAGCGCCCTCGACATACCGCCGGACAACTCTGACAGGCTAAAAGACACCCATCTCGAGGACagtgaggatgacgatgtggAAGACGACGGCGGCGATTCTGGACTGAATCAAGACATCAAGAGCCACCCGGACGACGCATGGCTTAAACACATGGACGCGCCTCACTCTTGCCATCTTTGCAGCAACGTCGTCATTCTGGAAGATCGACTGCCCGTCCATGCCTTCAGTCAAGGTGGTCGGTGTATTCTCCGTCTTTCCATGTCAGACAAACGGATGTGGAAAGCGGGGGTGAAGTGTCCGCTGTTTCGCTATCTCTGTTCGGTGTTTCAAGAGAGACGGCACCTTCGCCCACATAGATACTCGACTTATGCTGCTGTGGCGAGCGATGTGGAGGTTGGAAAGAGTGCAAGCGCGGGGACGAGCCCAAGGAAGGATCTGTTTATTGGCGTTCGAGATGGGAAAATCAAGTTCTTGTACCGCTGGCCCAGGTTTCGATGTGATGACGAGGATTCACCCGCTGGCGATGCCCTTCTACCGTTGCCGG AAGCTCTCATTTATACTCGTGTGATGTCCGACTGGGCCTATTCCAAAGCCAAGGCGTGGATTGACGACTGCACCTTGCACCATGTCAGCTGTCGACTAGAGCCATCCAGTTTTGTTCCTACAAGGCTGTTGGATGTCACGGCGATCATCGATAACAAGATTCGCCTTGTCGAGTCGAAATCAGTGCCGAATATCGGGAACCATGCTAGATGGGCGGCTCTGAGCTACGTCTGGGGTGGTTTACAACCCGTGCGTACCCTCAAGGCGAATATCGAGGACCATCACAAAGGCATCCCGCTAGCCAAACTTCCACTCACCATCCAACACGCCATTGCAGTCTGCCAAAACATTGCAATCCCCCATCTCTGGATTGACTGTCTCTGCATCATCCaagacgacaacgacgacctGGCAGTCGAGCTCCAGTCCATGGCCCAAATCTACCAGTACTCCACAGTGACCATAaacgccgcctccgccgacTCGGTTCACAAAGGATTCCTCCAAGACCGCCCCATCTACTTTTACGAGGACACCGTCCACCCAGTGCAGATCAGTTTCCGGCCGTCTGAGAgcagccccaaccccaacaccaccgccctcctcctcaaagccAACAACAGCTACGGCCTCGAAGACCTGGACCCCATCCGCACCCGCGGCTGGACCTACCAAGAACGTAAACTCCCCGTCCGCTCCCTCCACTACTCCACCGCCGGCCTCGAATGGTCCTGTCGCCACGTCGTCGCCACCACCGTGACCGGCGCCAACAAACGCGACGATCCCTTATCGCGTGACCTCCCCGTTGTCCCCGGCCAAGCGCTCGCCCCATGGTCGAGGATTGTATCAGATTACACCAACCGCAAGCTGTCCTTTCCCGGCGACAAGATCACCGCCGTGTCCGCCATCGCGGCGATTTACGAGCAGGAGCAGAAAAAGACGTACGTGGCTGGGTTGTGGAAGGAGGACATGCCCGCCTGTCTTGTCTGGTCTGTCATGGCGAGCGGGATGAGGCCCCGGTACGGGGTGTACACTGGGCCTAGCTGGTCCTGGGCGTCGACGGACTCGCATGTGTCGTTCAAgacggaggaagaagatgaagaaggggttgtcTTTTATGGGACTGTTCtcaaggctgaggctgaGTCGGTGATGCCTAAGGCGAGGTTTGCGGCAGTGAAGAGTGCTTCGTTGGTGATTAGGGGGAGGGTTCATCGGGTTAGTTTGAGGGTTGATTTTGAGACCGTGGAGTCAGACATCGAGGATGTTGTTTcgaaagaaaagagggcGAATGTGACGGTTACGGCTGCGAGGGCATATGCAGATAAGATTGGGGTTAACCTTGATGCttgggaggatgggtgggCGGGGGATTCCGggtttgctgttgtggaCGTATTGTTGATGCCATTGTTCGAACGGACAGTGCATGATCCGGACATTGGGATGCCGAACTGGGGAggtttggtggttgtcgaAACTGAGAAGGGAGCTTATCGCAGGATTGGGTATTTTGAAGAGTACTTTTACAAGAGAACCGTCGGAAGAGTGACGTTTGCCGATTTTATTGTCGGGGCTGAGTTGGGGGATGTCTTGTTGGTGTAA